One part of the Arabidopsis thaliana chromosome 4, partial sequence genome encodes these proteins:
- a CDS encoding Putative AT-hook DNA-binding family protein (Predicted AT-hook DNA-binding family protein; CONTAINS InterPro DOMAIN/s: Protein of unknown function DUF296 (InterPro:IPR005175), Predicted AT-hook DNA-binding (InterPro:IPR014476); BEST Arabidopsis thaliana protein match is: Predicted AT-hook DNA-binding family protein (TAIR:AT4G12050.1); Has 813 Blast hits to 808 proteins in 45 species: Archae - 0; Bacteria - 6; Metazoa - 32; Fungi - 2; Plants - 764; Viruses - 2; Other Eukaryotes - 7 (source: NCBI BLink).) has translation MDPVQSHGSQSSLPPPFHARDFQLHLQQQQQEFFLHHHQQQRNQTDGDQQGGSGGNRQIKMDREETSDNIDNIANNSGSEGKDIDIHGGSGEGGGGSGGDHQMTRRPRGRPAGSKNKPKPPIIITRDSANALRTHVMEIGDGCDLVESVATFARRRQRGVCVMSGTGNVTNVTIRQPGSHPSPGSVVSLHGRFEILSLSGSFLPPPAPPTATGLSVYLAGGQGQVVGGSVVGPLLCAGPVVVMAASFSNAAYERLPLEEDEMQTPVHGGGGGGSLESPPMMGQQLQHQQQAMSGHQGLPPNLLGSVQLQQQHDQSYWSTGRPPY, from the coding sequence ATGGATCCAGTACAATCTCATGGATCACAAAGCTCTCTACCTCCTCCTTTCCACGCAAGAGACTTTCAATTACATcttcaacaacagcaacaagaGTTCTTCCTCCACCATCACCAgcaacaaagaaaccaaaccgaTGGTGACCAACAAGGAGGATCAGGAGGAAACCGACAAATCAAGATGGATCGTGAAGAGACAAGCGACAACATAGACAACATAGCTAACAACAGCGGTAGTGAAGGTAAAGACATAGATATACACGGTGGTTCAGGAGAAGGAGGTGGTGGCTCCGGAGGAGATCATCAGATGACAAGAAGACCAAGAGGAAGACCAGCGGGATccaagaacaaaccaaaaccaccGATTATCATCACACGGGACAGCGCAAACGCGCTTAGAACCCACGTGATGGAGATCGGAGATGGCTGCGACTTAGTCGAAAGCGTTGCCACTTTTGCACGAAGACGCCAACGCGGCGTTTGCGTTATGAGCGGTACTGGAAATGTTACTAACGTCACTATACGTCAGCCTGGATCTCATCCTTCTCCTGGCTCGGTAGTTAGTCTTCACGGAAGGTTCGAGATTCTATCTCTCTCAGGATCTTTTCTCCCTCCTCCGGCTCCTCCTACAGCCACCGGATTGAGTGTTTACCTCGCTGGAGGACAAGGACAGGTGGTTGGAGGAAGCGTAGTTGGTCCGTTGTTATGTGCTGGTCCTGTCGTTGTCATGGCTGCGTCTTTTAGCAATGCGGCGTACGAAAGGTTGCCTTTAGAGGAAGATGAGATGCAGACGCCGGTTCatggcggaggaggaggaggatcaTTGGAGTCGCCGCCAATGATGGGACAACAACTGCAACATCAGCAACAAGCTATGTCAGGTCATCAAGGGTTACCACCTAATCTTCTTGGTTCGGTTCAGTTGCAGCAGCAACATGATCAGTCTTATTGGTCAACGGGACGACCACCGTATTGA
- a CDS encoding YCF49-like protein (unknown protein; FUNCTIONS IN: molecular_function unknown; INVOLVED IN: biological_process unknown; EXPRESSED IN: 20 plant structures; EXPRESSED DURING: 13 growth stages; CONTAINS InterPro DOMAIN/s: Protein of unknown function DUF2499 (InterPro:IPR019634).), with protein sequence MIKDGSTANRFKIKPELGNWKLEKNLSHGDCFNSHPSSLTTSNEPVIRIRSRSLIHDPVALSGLIGTSLVAAAFITAGPDATALAAVVDSLQLSEPSNALSLPTWAVHVSSVVEWITAMALVWKYGERKGYESWKGLSWGMVPLLGGALCACTWHFFYNDESLEVLVALQAALTVFGNITLCIAAFRINKLSSKIEVSEKP encoded by the exons atgataaaagacGGTTCAACAGCAAACCGGTTTAAAATTAAACCAGAACTTGGGAATTGGAAATTGGAGAAAAATCTCAGCCATGGCGATTGCTTCAACAGCCACC CTTCTTCTCTCACCACCTCTAACGAACCTGTAATTCGGATCCGAAGCCGCAGTTTAATTCATGACCCGGTTGCGCTGTCGGGTCTTATCGGAACCAGTTTGGTTGCGGCTGCTTTCATCACGGCGGGACCAGATGCTACTGCTTTGGCGGCGGTGGTGGATTCTCTTCAGCTAAGCGAACCGTCCAATGCGTTGTCTTTACCCACTTGGGCCGTTCATGTTTCCAGCGTTGTCGAatg GATTACGGCGATGGCATTGGTATGGAAGTATGGAGAAAGAAAGGGTTATGAGTCTTGGAAAGGTCTCTCATGGGGAATG GTACCTTTGCTTGGTGGAGCTCTCTGTGCATGCACATGGCATTTCTTCTACAACGATGAATCTCTTGAG GTGTTGGTCGCTCTTCAGGCAGCACTAACGGTGTTTGGTAATATCACTCTCTGCATTGCTGCCTTTCGGATCAACAAGTTGTCATCCAAAATTGAAGTCTCTGAAAAGCCATGA
- a CDS encoding Cell cycle regulated microtubule associated protein (Cell cycle regulated microtubule associated protein; CONTAINS InterPro DOMAIN/s: Cell cycle regulated microtubule associated protein (InterPro:IPR022021); BEST Arabidopsis thaliana protein match is: Cell cycle regulated microtubule associated protein (TAIR:AT4G11990.1); Has 112 Blast hits to 104 proteins in 26 species: Archae - 0; Bacteria - 0; Metazoa - 14; Fungi - 3; Plants - 89; Viruses - 0; Other Eukaryotes - 6 (source: NCBI BLink).), translating into MEMDEDMEIEPMVFEVKEIDLEYEFDAARWYDFTREELPEESQAAEFWFHSAPSYAPSPFVTKLLLREEVYDDKTEASTRSEDEEVVADVCDKYKGTFQQPNHLATDFNKTGSRMRSGIFSSQQQQGCNLKKVPNQPIWKGPTVSNHKHTDKPKFRAKSSIRPTPRSSTLMRPTASQLAKQNNASKFHMQVDQSHDKGSCGTSGTEVQASKRQKLDGGLLRKVADTKQEMSFVHKIPKKDTTLDKNAQHARTKITIPQEPDFATSQRAHRIRHKNDAKLEQEQPAVYRFKARPFNRKIFDAPSLPIRKKSTPKLPEFQEFHLKTSERAMQHSSAVTTRSHAYKESDKSIITDMLDGDNRESRRPSGMDISKHDVSEGSHVFKARPLNKKILSSRGDMGIFKNSKRETTVPLEFSFHSEKRVQPDLPTDLFSKLSIKSEIQPNDGSRTRLFQPKVSKENRINSFQARNEVTRMAAAKPVSSAGQQMQFGNSGITPETNQQWTARRNLGIR; encoded by the exons atggagatggatgaagataTGGAAATCGAGCCAATGGTGTTTGAGGTTAAAGAGATCGATCTGGAGTACGAATTTGATGCGGCGAGGTGGTACGATTTTACTCGGGAAGAGTTACCGGAGGAGTCTCAAGCCGCTGAGTTCTGGTTTCACTCTGCTCCGTCGTACGCTCCTTCTC CTTTTGTAACAAAACTGTTACTAAGAGAGGAGGTTTATGATGACAAGACGGAGGCATCTACGAGATCAGAGGATGAGGAAGTCGTTGCAGATGTTTGTGATAAGTATAAAGGAACCTTTCAGCAACCAAATCATTTAGCCACAGATTTTAATAAGACAG GAAGTAGAATGCGTTCTGGGATTTTTTCCtcccaacaacaacaaggttGTAATTTGAAGAAAGTTCCAAATCAGCCCATATGGAAAG GGCCGACGGTTAGCAATCACAAACACACTGATAAACCAAAATTCCGAGCTAAGTCAAGCATCAGACCAACTCCAAGGAGCTCAACATTAATGAGACCTACTGCTAGCcaattagcaaaacaaaataatgcCAG TAAATTCCATATGCAAGTGGATCAAAGTCATGATAAAGGAAGTTGTGGGACATCTGGGACTGAAGTTCAAGCGTCTAAAAGACAGAAGCTTGATGGAGGTCTTCTTCGTAAG GTTGCTGATACAAAGCAGGAAATGAGTTTTGTCCACAAGATCCCCAAGAAG GATACAACTCTTGATAAAAACGCTCAACATGCCAGGACAAAGATTACTATCCCACAGGAGCCTGATTTTGCTACATCACAGAGGGCTCACAGGATACG GCACAAGAATGATGCGAAGTTAGAACAAGAGCAACCAGCTGTATATAGATTCAAAGCACGTCCATTTAACCGAAAG ATATTTGATGCTCCTTCATTGCCCATCCGGAAAAAGAGCACTCCGAAACTACCAGAATTCCAA GAATTTCATTTGAAGACTTCAGAAAGGGCTATGCAACATTCATCAGCAGTAACAACACGGTCTCATGCGTATAAG GAGTCAGACAAATCTATTATAACTGATATGCTTGACGGTGATAACAGAGAAAGTAGGAG ACCAAGCGGTATGGATATATCTAAGCATGATGTCTCAGAAGGAAGTCACGTTTTTAAAGCTCGTCCTCTGAACAAGAAG ATACTTTCAAGCAGAGGAGACATGGGCATTTTCAAAAATAGCAAGCGAGAAACAACAGTACCTTTG GAGTTTAGTTTTCATTCGGAAAAGAGAGTTCAACCAGATTTACCGACAGACCTTTTCAGCAAG CTCTCCATAAAATCCGAGATACAGCCAAACGATGGATCTCGCACAAGATTATTTCAACCAAAG gTCTCAAAGGAAAATAGAATAAACTCTTTCCAAGCAAGGAATGAG GTAACAAGAATGGCAGCGGCAAAACCAGTCTCTTCAGCTGGACAACAAATGCAATTTGGTAATAGTGGAATAACTCCTGAAACAAACCAGCAATGGACAGCTAGGAG GAACTTAGGCATTCGCTGA
- a CDS encoding A20/AN1-like zinc finger family protein (A20/AN1-like zinc finger family protein; FUNCTIONS IN: DNA binding, zinc ion binding; INVOLVED IN: biological_process unknown; LOCATED IN: cellular_component unknown; EXPRESSED IN: 23 plant structures; EXPRESSED DURING: 15 growth stages; CONTAINS InterPro DOMAIN/s: Zinc finger, AN1-type (InterPro:IPR000058), Zinc finger, A20-type (InterPro:IPR002653); BEST Arabidopsis thaliana protein match is: A20/AN1-like zinc finger family protein (TAIR:AT4G12040.2); Has 1063 Blast hits to 1051 proteins in 151 species: Archae - 6; Bacteria - 0; Metazoa - 438; Fungi - 9; Plants - 483; Viruses - 6; Other Eukaryotes - 121 (source: NCBI BLink).), translating to MGSEQNDSTSFTQSQASEPKLCVKGCGFFGSPSNMDLCSKCYRGICAEEAQTAVAKAAVEKSFKPSPPRSLFIAEPPAVVVEPKPEKAAVVVVSAEPSSSAVPEANEPSRPARTNRCLCCNKKVGIMGFKCKCGSTFCGEHRYPETHDCSFDFKEVGRGEIAKANPVVKADKIQRF from the coding sequence ATGGGATCGGAACAAAACGATAGCACAAGCTTCACGCAATCGCAAGCTTCAGAGCCAAAGCTATGTGTTAAAGGATGTGGTTTCTTTGGATCACCATCAAACATGGATCTCTGTTCTAAATGTTACAGAGGCATTTGTGCTGAGGAAGCTCAAACAGCAGTTGCTAAAGCTGCTGTTGAAAAATCTTTCAAGCCTTCTCCTCCTCGTAGTCTCTTCATAGCAGAACCTCCTGCTGTTGTTGTGGAACCCAAACCCGAAAAGGCGgcagttgttgttgtctcGGCCGAGCCATCTTCCTCGGCGGTTCCTGAGGCGAACGAGCCATCGAGACCTGCACGAACCAACCGGTGTTTGTGTTGTAACAAGAAGGTTGGGATCATGGGGTTTAAGTGCAAATGCGGGAGCACTTTCTGCGGCGAACATCGGTACCCGGAGACTCATGATTGCAGCTTTGATTTCAAAGAAGTTGGACGTGGAGAGATTGCCAAAGCTAATCCTGTGGTTAAGGCTGATAAAATTCAAAGGTTCTGA
- a CDS encoding Sodium Bile acid symporter family (Sodium Bile acid symporter family; FUNCTIONS IN: transporter activity, bile acid:sodium symporter activity; INVOLVED IN: sodium ion transport; LOCATED IN: membrane; EXPRESSED IN: 23 plant structures; EXPRESSED DURING: 14 growth stages; CONTAINS InterPro DOMAIN/s: Bile acid:sodium symporter (InterPro:IPR002657); BEST Arabidopsis thaliana protein match is: bile acid transporter 5 (TAIR:AT4G12030.2); Has 30201 Blast hits to 17322 proteins in 780 species: Archae - 12; Bacteria - 1396; Metazoa - 17338; Fungi - 3422; Plants - 5037; Viruses - 0; Other Eukaryotes - 2996 (source: NCBI BLink).), with protein sequence MSVITTPIETLHLKSTLRLLPRAVYRSQRIQVFPPNIFSNTSLSSPLRIDPISQVGGSRNLWRRYASDNFSEMGLDPGADPFKVIEKPSIVDRMKKANSILPHVVLASTILALIYPPSFTWFTSRYFVPALGFLMFAVGINSNEKDFLEAFKRPKAILLGYVGQYLVKPVLGFIFGLAAVSLFQLPTPIGAGIMLVSCVSGAQLSNYATFLTDPALAPLSIVMTSLSTATAVLVTPMLSLLLIGKKLPVDVKGMISSILQVVIAPIAAGLLLNKLFPKVSNAIRPFLPILSVLDTACCVGAPLALNINSVMSPFGATILLLVTMFHLSAFLAGYFLTGSVFRNAPDAKAMQRTLSYETGMQSSLLALALATKFFQDPLVGIPPAISTVVMSLMGFTLVLIWSKEKSNTF encoded by the exons atgagcGTGATCACAACTCCAATAGAGACCCTGCACCTAAAGTCAACACTTCGTCTTCTACCACGAGCTGTTTATCGCAGTCAACGGATTCAAGTTTTCCCGCCCAACATCTTCTCGAACACTTCTCTGAGTTCTCCACTTCGCATCGACCCAATCTCTCAAG TTGGCGGATCGAGGAATTTGTGGCGTAGATATGCATCTGATAATTTCTCGGAGATGGGTTTGGATCCTGGAGCTGATCCATTCAAG GTTATTGAGAAGCCTTCTATAGTGGATAGAATGAAGAAAGCAAACTCAATTCTTCCTCATGTAGTGTTGGCGAGTACAATATTAGCTCTTATCTATCCTCCTTCTTTCACTTGGTTTACGTCGAG GTACTTTGTGCCCGCTTTAGGTTTTTTGATGTTTGCGGTTGGTATCAATTCAAACGAGAAAGACTTTCTTGAAGCTTTCAAAAGACCAAAAGCTATCCTCCTCGGTTATGTTGGACAATATCTCGTAAAGCCTGTCCTAGGTTTCATCTTTGGCCTAGCTGCTGTTTCTCTTTTCCAACTCCCAACTCCAATTG GTGCTGGAATCATGTTGGTATCATGTGTTAGTGGAGCTCAGTTGTCAAACTATGCGACATTCCTAACTGATCCAGCATTGGCACCTCTTAGCATCGTCATGACATCTCTATCAACCGCTACTGCGGTTCTTGTCACACCGATGCTATCACTCCTGCTCATTGGGAAGAAACTACCCGTTGATGTAAAAGGAATGATATCCAGCATTCTTCAGGTTGTAATCGCACCAATCGCTGCAGGATTGCTACTAAACAA GTTGTTCCCAAAAGTATCAAATGCAATCCGACCATTTCTCCCGATTCTATCGGTTCTCGACACAGCTTGCTGCGTTGGAGCACCACTCGCATTGAACATAAACTCGGTCATGTCTCCATTTGGAGCCACCATATTGTTACTAGTAACAATGTTTCATCTCTCAGCTTTCCTCGCTGGATACTTCCTTACCGGTTCTGTCTTTAGAAACGCTCCAGACGCTAAAGCCATGCAAAGAACATTGTCCTATGAAACTG GAATGCAGAGTAGCCTTTTGGCTCTAGCGCTTGCTACTAAGTTCTTTCAAGATCCTCTTGTGGGGATTCCTCCTGCTATATCT acGGTGGTAATGTCATTGATGGGGTTCACTCTCGTTTTGATCTGGTCTAAGGAAAAGAGTAACacattttaa
- a CDS encoding SNARE associated Golgi protein family (SNARE associated Golgi protein family; FUNCTIONS IN: molecular_function unknown; INVOLVED IN: biological_process unknown; LOCATED IN: cellular_component unknown; EXPRESSED IN: 23 plant structures; EXPRESSED DURING: 15 growth stages; CONTAINS InterPro DOMAIN/s: SNARE associated Golgi protein (InterPro:IPR015414); BEST Arabidopsis thaliana protein match is: SNARE associated Golgi protein family (TAIR:AT4G12000.1); Has 1376 Blast hits to 1373 proteins in 368 species: Archae - 4; Bacteria - 671; Metazoa - 94; Fungi - 36; Plants - 289; Viruses - 0; Other Eukaryotes - 282 (source: NCBI BLink).) produces MTVTEDEKPVLELLVRVEDDDEKGPYVKLSEVLEKGQESEQEKEEEKTDSSRFWFWVKLSLLFAFLAALAVVGYIWIGPLIMDKELIPLIQWEIRTFTHPVCGLLVFASVAIFPTILLPSTPSMWIAGMTFGYGYGFLLIISAAAVGVSLPYFIGQLFCHKIQGWLERYPDQAAVLRAAGEGNWLHQFLLVTLIRISPFPYILYNYCSVATRVKYGPYITGSLLGMVPEVFVAIYTGILVRTLAEASSAEEQGLSTAGDDEERGRSIVAVKLSQVCS; encoded by the exons ATGACTGTTACGGAGGACGAAAAACCGGTTCTTGAGCTGCTGGTGAGAGTTGAAGACGACGATGAGAAAGGGCCTTATGTGAAATTGAGTGAGGTTTTAGAGAAAGGTCAAGAATCAGAGcaggagaaggaagaagaaaagactgATTCGTCgcggttttggttttgggtcaagctttctcttttattCGCCTTTCTTGCTGCATTGGCTGTTGTGGGTTACATTTGGATCGGTCCATTGATCATGGATAAG GAGCTTATACCGCTTATACAATGGGAGATACGAACTTTTACACATCCTGTGTGTGGTCTTCTTGTTTTTGCATCAGTGGCGATATTTCCAACTATACTTCTTCCATCTACACCATCAATGTGGATTGCTGGGATGACTTTTGGTTATGGCTATGGCTTTCTACTTATTATCTCAGCTGCAGCTGTTGGTGTTTCGCTACCTTACTTTATTGGACAACTCTTCTGCCACAAAATTCAA GGATGGCTAGAAAGATATCCTGATCAAGCAGCCGTATTAAGAGCTGCTGGTGAAGGGAATTGGCTTCACCAATTTCTATTAGTAACCTTAATCCGGATTTCTCCATTCCCTTACATTCTTTATAACTACTGTTCTGTAGCAACTCGTGTTAAGTATGGTCCTTACATCACGGGCTCTCTCTTAGGCATGGTGCCTGAGGTTTTTGTCGCAATCTACAC AGGGATACTTGTAAGGACATTAGCAGAAGCATCTTCTGCAGAAGAACAGGGTCTCTCG ACAGCTGGAGACGATGAAGAAAGAGGACGAAGCATTGTTGCAGTAAAACT GTCTCAGGTCTGTTCCTAG
- a CDS encoding YCF49-like protein (unknown protein; FUNCTIONS IN: molecular_function unknown; INVOLVED IN: biological_process unknown; LOCATED IN: chloroplast; EXPRESSED IN: 20 plant structures; EXPRESSED DURING: 13 growth stages; CONTAINS InterPro DOMAIN/s: Protein of unknown function DUF2499 (InterPro:IPR019634); Has 319 Blast hits to 317 proteins in 103 species: Archae - 0; Bacteria - 147; Metazoa - 0; Fungi - 0; Plants - 64; Viruses - 0; Other Eukaryotes - 108 (source: NCBI BLink).), which produces MAIASTATVLFCCAKPNFRRIHSESRPASSLTTSNEPVIRIRSRSLIHDPVALSGLIGTSLVAAAFITAGPDATALAAVVDSLQLSEPSNALSLPTWAVHVSSVVEWITAMALVWKYGERKGYESWKGLSWGMVPLLGGALCACTWHFFYNDESLEVLVALQAALTVFGNITLCIAAFRINKLSSKIEVSEKP; this is translated from the exons ATGGCGATTGCTTCAACAGCCACCGTTCTTTTCTGCTGCGCCAAACCCAATTTCCGGCGAATTCATTCTGAGAGCCGTCCAGCTTCTTCTCTCACCACCTCTAACGAACCTGTAATTCGGATCCGAAGCCGCAGTTTAATTCATGACCCGGTTGCGCTGTCGGGTCTTATCGGAACCAGTTTGGTTGCGGCTGCTTTCATCACGGCGGGACCAGATGCTACTGCTTTGGCGGCGGTGGTGGATTCTCTTCAGCTAAGCGAACCGTCCAATGCGTTGTCTTTACCCACTTGGGCCGTTCATGTTTCCAGCGTTGTCGAatg GATTACGGCGATGGCATTGGTATGGAAGTATGGAGAAAGAAAGGGTTATGAGTCTTGGAAAGGTCTCTCATGGGGAATG GTACCTTTGCTTGGTGGAGCTCTCTGTGCATGCACATGGCATTTCTTCTACAACGATGAATCTCTTGAG GTGTTGGTCGCTCTTCAGGCAGCACTAACGGTGTTTGGTAATATCACTCTCTGCATTGCTGCCTTTCGGATCAACAAGTTGTCATCCAAAATTGAAGTCTCTGAAAAGCCATGA
- a CDS encoding SNARE associated Golgi protein family (SNARE associated Golgi protein family; CONTAINS InterPro DOMAIN/s: SNARE associated Golgi protein (InterPro:IPR015414); BEST Arabidopsis thaliana protein match is: SNARE associated Golgi protein family (TAIR:AT4G12000.1); Has 1827 Blast hits to 1824 proteins in 531 species: Archae - 7; Bacteria - 902; Metazoa - 120; Fungi - 93; Plants - 292; Viruses - 0; Other Eukaryotes - 413 (source: NCBI BLink).), producing MTVTEDEKPVLELLVRVEDDDEKGPYVKLSEVLEKGQESEQEKEEEKTDSSRFWFWVKLSLLFAFLAALAVVGYIWIGPLIMDKELIPLIQWEIRTFTHPVCGLLVFASVAIFPTILLPSTPSMWIAGMTFGYGYGFLLIISAAAVGVSLPYFIGQLFCHKIQGWLERYPDQAAVLRAAGEGNWLHQFLLVTLIRISPFPYILYNYCSVATRVKYGPYITGSLLGMVPEVFVAIYTGILVRTLAEASSAEEQGLSVTQVILNILGFLATVATTILITKYAKRQLETMKKEDEALLQ from the exons ATGACTGTTACGGAGGACGAAAAACCGGTTCTTGAGCTGCTGGTGAGAGTTGAAGACGACGATGAGAAAGGGCCTTATGTGAAATTGAGTGAGGTTTTAGAGAAAGGTCAAGAATCAGAGcaggagaaggaagaagaaaagactgATTCGTCgcggttttggttttgggtcaagctttctcttttattCGCCTTTCTTGCTGCATTGGCTGTTGTGGGTTACATTTGGATCGGTCCATTGATCATGGATAAG GAGCTTATACCGCTTATACAATGGGAGATACGAACTTTTACACATCCTGTGTGTGGTCTTCTTGTTTTTGCATCAGTGGCGATATTTCCAACTATACTTCTTCCATCTACACCATCAATGTGGATTGCTGGGATGACTTTTGGTTATGGCTATGGCTTTCTACTTATTATCTCAGCTGCAGCTGTTGGTGTTTCGCTACCTTACTTTATTGGACAACTCTTCTGCCACAAAATTCAA GGATGGCTAGAAAGATATCCTGATCAAGCAGCCGTATTAAGAGCTGCTGGTGAAGGGAATTGGCTTCACCAATTTCTATTAGTAACCTTAATCCGGATTTCTCCATTCCCTTACATTCTTTATAACTACTGTTCTGTAGCAACTCGTGTTAAGTATGGTCCTTACATCACGGGCTCTCTCTTAGGCATGGTGCCTGAGGTTTTTGTCGCAATCTACAC AGGGATACTTGTAAGGACATTAGCAGAAGCATCTTCTGCAGAAGAACAGGGTCTCTCGGTAACACAGGTGATTCTCAACATTCTCGGCTTTTTAGCAACAGTGGCTACAACGATTCTCATCACAAAGTATGCGAAAAGACAGCTGGAGACGATGAAGAAAGAGGACGAAGCATTGTTGCAGTAA